TTTTTCGGATCGACGAGAATCGTGATGGTGCCGCCCGGCGCGGCGAAACCCAGGCGCTTCGCGGCCTGCTCCTTCACGTAGGCCGGATCGTTCCAGCGCTGCTGCTGCGCCTGCATCGATGTGATGTCGGCCTGTTGCGCAGCAACCTGGCTACGCAGGCCGTCGATCTCATTCTGCGAATGCAGATAGCTGCGCAGCGTCGGAGTGATGAGCACCGCGAGGAACACCAAGAGCGCGCCGAAGACCGTCAGGCGACGCATCGAGCGTGGATTTCGACGCGCCCGTGCAGCCCTGCCGGTGGCCTGCACGGGCATCCGCACGCCCCGCCCGTCCCGGGATCCACGGCCCGTTGCAGGTCGTGAAGCCCTGGGACGGGACGCGGCTTTGCCTCGCGCTGGTCCGGAGGTGCGTTGATCGCGTGGCATCGGCGGTGCTCCGCCCGATCAGGCTGAGAACCGGGGGAACGCGGAGGACCCGGCGTAGATCGCCGCATCGTCCAGTTCTTCCTCGATACGTAGC
This portion of the Dermatophilaceae bacterium Sec6.4 genome encodes:
- a CDS encoding septum formation initiator family protein, whose product is MPVQATGRAARARRNPRSMRRLTVFGALLVFLAVLITPTLRSYLHSQNEIDGLRSQVAAQQADITSMQAQQQRWNDPAYVKEQAAKRLGFAAPGGTITILVDPKNTPSKTGGSAAVEAATGSGAHPWYGQLWQSLVRTPPR